AGATTCAAGTATTCTCCAGTCTATTACCCTAATTTTGCACTTGATACTTGAATCTGCACCCTGAATTATTTAGAGGATAGGTGGGTTATCCGAGAAAATATTCTTATCTTTGTGCCTCGATAAACAATTATCATTTTACTAATTCATAAAAGCATTATGATGAACAATTACGAAACCGTTTTCATTTTAACTCCCGTTTTGTCTGAAGATCAGATGAAGGAAGCGGTAGATAAGTTCGCAGGTCTGCTCGAGTCAAATGGCTCAGAGATCGTGAACCGTGAAGAGTGGGGTCTACGCAAGCTTGCTTACCCTATCGCAAAGAAGTCTACCGGTTACTATGTATTCCTTGAGTTCAAGGCAGACCCTTCTGTCATCAATACTCTTGAAGTCAACTTCCGTCGTGACGAGAAGGTGCTACGTTTCTTGACCTTCCGCCAAGACAAGTTCGCTCACCAGTACGCAGAGAAGAGAAGATCACTAAAGTCTAACAACACTGTAAAGGAGGATAAGTAATCATGGCAGCACAAAACTCAGAAATCCGTTATCTAACTCCTCTTACTGTAGACGCACAGAAGAAGAAGTATTGCCGTTTCAAGAAGGCCGGTATCAAGTATGTGGACTACAAGGATCCTGAATTCCTCAAG
This is a stretch of genomic DNA from Porphyromonas cangingivalis. It encodes these proteins:
- the rpsF gene encoding 30S ribosomal protein S6 — translated: MNNYETVFILTPVLSEDQMKEAVDKFAGLLESNGSEIVNREEWGLRKLAYPIAKKSTGYYVFLEFKADPSVINTLEVNFRRDEKVLRFLTFRQDKFAHQYAEKRRSLKSNNTVKEDK